A segment of the Terribacillus aidingensis genome:
ATATTCATCTTTCTCAAGTTCCTTCTTCATCCACTCGATCCATGTATTCTGGTTCGTAGCCTGGCTCGTTGCGCTTAGAACTGCGATCTGGCCTTCGCCGCCGATCATTTCAGAAACTGCTTCGATTTGTACGCGGCCAATCCGTTCCGGGTTAGCTTGGTTCACATGGATATCACGACTGGCAGCGTTGACTGCTGAATCGACGGACAAAACTTTGATTCCTTGATCCTTTGCCTTTTTCAATGCCGGCTCCAATGCATCTGGATCATTCCCCGCTACCGCGATGACATCCACCTTTTGCGTGATAAGCTGTTCAATAATCTGAATTTGGCCTTCCGCAGTTGGCTGATCTGGTGAGCGCAGAATTACTTCTCCGCCTAATTCCTCGATTGTGCTTTCAAATCCGTCCAGCATTTTCTCACCATATGGATTTCCTGTATTTTTAAATACGAAAGCATATTTCTTTGGTCCATCGTCTGACCCTCCACCAGATGCACCACTTGATTCTGGTGCTCCTTGGCTGCAGGCAGCCAGCAAACATACTAATAGCATCATAGCGATCCATTTGCTCCACTTTTTCATCTCGGTCTCCCCTTCTTATCTATTAGTATCAGCAAGCGCTGGAATACTCACTTCTTTTTCATCATCCCGCCTAGCTTCGGAATGGCAACTGACAGGATGAGCAATGCTCCTACAATGATCAAAAACATTTGACTTGGAAGATTGATAAGCCCAAGTCCATATTGTAAATAGCCGATGATGAAGACGGCTATGACGACACCGAGCACCCGCCCTTTGCCTCCTGCCGTACTTACACCGCCAAGTGCCGCCATTGCAATGATATCCAATTCATACATGGTAGCAATGTTCGGCCGCGTACTGCCCATCCTTGATGTAAGGAATATTGCCGTCACTGCAGCCAGCAACCCTGCCAGCATAAAGACGATCACCTTGACCTTATCTACTTTGATACCAGAAAAAAGGCTGGCGGTCGGATTGTTTCCGATAGCAAAAACCTTTCTTCCAAAAGTCGTCTTGTGCAGTACGATACCGAATAGTAGAGCCAACGCTGCGAATACAATCAGCAGAAACGGTATTCCGAAAACATAACCCCATCCAAAGAATCCGAACCATTCAGGAAAACCTCCTGCTGCTTGGTCTTCCAAAATGATGTAAGCAATTCCCCGGTAAAGGATCATGGTACCGAGTGTAACGATAACTGCCGAAAGCTCTTTGAATTTCACGATCAAAAGTCCATTGACCAGGCCGCATATAGCTCCCGTTGCCAGACAGGCAATGATGGCAACTTCCATCGGCAGACCTGCACTTGTGTAAAGCGTGGCCATGACGACTGATGATAAGGCAACAGTTGAACCTACAGAAATATCGATATCCCGCATGATCATAATCATCGCCATCGGAAAGACGAT
Coding sequences within it:
- a CDS encoding ABC transporter permease, yielding MEQKKQTYQPRTLETNLPFSWKRLFFQWEWMLLVILVAVLLLGSNLSPYFLNYPSLRDGTMVFLDKALIVFPMAMIMIMRDIDISVGSTVALSSVVMATLYTSAGLPMEVAIIACLATGAICGLVNGLLIVKFKELSAVIVTLGTMILYRGIAYIILEDQAAGGFPEWFGFFGWGYVFGIPFLLIVFAALALLFGIVLHKTTFGRKVFAIGNNPTASLFSGIKVDKVKVIVFMLAGLLAAVTAIFLTSRMGSTRPNIATMYELDIIAMAALGGVSTAGGKGRVLGVVIAVFIIGYLQYGLGLINLPSQMFLIIVGALLILSVAIPKLGGMMKKK
- the rhaS gene encoding rhamnose ABC transporter substrate-binding protein, with product MKKWSKWIAMMLLVCLLAACSQGAPESSGASGGGSDDGPKKYAFVFKNTGNPYGEKMLDGFESTIEELGGEVILRSPDQPTAEGQIQIIEQLITQKVDVIAVAGNDPDALEPALKKAKDQGIKVLSVDSAVNAASRDIHVNQANPERIGRVQIEAVSEMIGGEGQIAVLSATSQATNQNTWIEWMKKELEKDEYKDIELVKVAYGDDLRDKSVSETEALLKSYPDLKAIIAPTTVGIAAAGKVLTDKGLEGEIALTGLGLPSEMATYIESGVSPWMYLWNPIDVGKGAAYAAYELGEGNISGELGEKVDLRDLGEVEVVEDGEGTQIMLGDPFKFDKSNIDEWKDVY